The following are from one region of the Penaeus vannamei isolate JL-2024 chromosome 28, ASM4276789v1, whole genome shotgun sequence genome:
- the LOC138867051 gene encoding sericin-2-like codes for MGRQEIGRVTSQIADWPAGMLLPGAKGAGKLPYTSLPVTVNVEQQQYSYPNISSNYMQGISTLDIKKKIPAASAAKRSSSKRSTTESSSTASARASKVIAWGTVSVAHSPAEGSSSKGFSSAAETTAPSARRSATEATAASTEGPSAEGSSAEGSSATASSSSKVIPWSTVTCTYSSRGPTTEGSATTSERSSSEGSTSPKGPTATSSSTEVIAWSSITGTYSSSTAASRTSSERTTSKGSSPEGSTSRGTSPEGSASKGSSPEGSASKRSSPKRSSSSSEAIGGSCVGAADANRGSSATASAEAAAAGRPDDQAQRHQHTQSLKTTRRSLNDVVMK; via the exons ATGGGACGTCAGGAAATTgggagagtgacgtcacagattgctgATTGGCCAGCGGGTATGCTGCTGCCAGGCGCAAAAGGTGCGGGGAAACTGCCCTACACCTCA TTGCCTGTTACAGTGAACGTAGAGCAACAACAATATAGTTATCCAAATATATCAAGCAATTACATGCAAGGCATTTCGACtcttgatataaagaaaaaaat acccgccgcctccgccgccaaaCGATCCTCCTCCAAACGATCCACCACTgaatcctcctccaccgcctccgccagAGCCTCCAAAGTTATTGCTTGGGGCACTGTAAGTGTTGCTCACTCCCCCGCCGAAGGATCCTCCTCCAAAGGATTCTCCTCCGCCGCCGAAACCACCGCCCCTTCCGCCAGAAGATCCGCCACCGAAGCGACCGCCGCCTCCACCGAAGGACCCTCCGCCGAAGGATCCTCCGCCGAAGGATCCTCTGccaccgcttcctcctcctccaaagttATTCCTTGGTCCACTGTAACTTGTACTTACTCCTCCAGAGGACCCACCACCGAAGGATCCGCCACCACCTCCGAAAGATCCTCCTCCGAAGGATCCACCTCCCCCAAAGgacccaccgccacctcctcctccaccgaagTTATTGCTTGGTCCTCCATAACTGGtacttattcctcctccaccgccgcctCCAGAACCTCCTCCGAACGAACCACCTCCAAAGGATCCTCCCCCGAAGGATCCACCTCCAGAGGAACCTCCCCCGAAGGATCCGCCTCCAAAGGATCCTCCCCCGAAGGATCCGCCTCCAAACGATCCTCCCCCAAaagatcctcctcctcttccgaagCTATTGGTGGGTCCTGCGTAGGAGCGGCTGACGCCAACAGAGGATCCTCCGCCACAGCCTCCGCCGAGGCAGCTGCTGCAGGCCGACCCGACGACCAAGCCCAACGCCACCAACACACTCAGTCTCTGAAAACAACAAGACGTTCCTTGAATGACGTGGTCATGAAATGA
- the LOC138867050 gene encoding sericin-2-like, whose product MPTEGATRQLFDCRVRSAAHRVSLMRLKWTRQRELSDKLHTLIPWSAVTCTYSSRGPTTEGSATTSERSSSEGSTSPKGPTATSSSTEVIAWSSITGTYSSSTAASRTSSERTTSKGSSPEGSASKRSSPEGSSSSSSSEAIGGSCVGAADATRGSSATASAEAAAAGRPDDQAQRHQHTQSLKTTRRSLNDVVMK is encoded by the exons ATGCCTACGGAGGGCGCGACACGGCAGCTGTTCGACTGTCGTGTGAGATCAGCCGCCCATCGTGTAAGCTTGATGCGGCTTAAATGGACACGGCAGCGAGAGCTCTCGGACAAATTACATACAC ttATTCCTTGGTCCGCTGTAACTTGTACTTACTCCTCCAGAGGACCCACCACCGAAGGATCCGCCACCACCTCCGAAAGATCCTCCTCCGAAGGATCCACCTCCCCCAAAGgacccaccgccacctcctcctccaccgaagTTATTGCTTGGTCCTCCATAACTGGtacttattcctcctccaccgccgcctCCAGAACCTCCTCCGAACGAACCACCTCCAAAGGATCCTCCCCCGAAGGATCCGCCTCCAAACGATCCTCCCCCGaaggatcctcctcctcctcctcctccgaagctatTGGTGGGTCCTGCGTAGGAGCGGCTGACGCCACCAGAGGATCCTCCGCCACAGCCTCCGCCGAGGCAGCTGCTGCAGGCCGACCCGACGACCAAGCCCAACGCCACCAACACACTCAGTCTCTGAAAACAACAAGACGTTCCTTGAATGACGTGGTCATGAAATGA